TACGCGCCGTCATTCAGGTAGCGTGGAGACGCACCGATTAATACCAGCGCCCTGAACCGCTCTGGGCGCTGGACCGCCGCGAGCATCCCGACCACGGCACTCATCGAGGCACCCAGCAGAACAATGTCGTGCAGGTCGAGTTCGTCGATGAGACGCAGCATATCCTCGGCGTAGCCTTCCAGCCGAGCGTGCCGCTGTGCATGCCAGAGCTGTGGATCGGAACGGCCGAACCCGGCCAGATCGTAGGTCACGATCCGGTGGGTTGCTCGAAAGTGAAAATCGCGGACCTGATGACGAAACATGTCTTGTTGGGAGCAAAACCCGTGGGCGCACAGCAATGTCTGCGGTCCTGTGCCGAAGACATGGGTATTGGAACGCCGTGCGAGGTCCGCATGATCCGGAAGGGTCATGGAGAACCAGTCTGTCGATCACTGGGCGACGCTCGCAGCTTCAGCCGCAGAACGGTCGTCCTGCTCACACCGCGGTATCGGCGGTTCACGGAACGCAGCACTCCACCCTGAATCGCCAGGGGAGAAACGCTGTCTCTCTGTACAAAAGGCCATGACTGCGTTCCACAGCAGGCCCCCTGGAACCGCGTCAAAGATAAAAGCGCATCCCGCGAAATCCCAACGATGCTCTGCGGGGTGTCACGTTCCTTTGCCAAATCACCGAGGACTGCCGGACCGGCACAGCTGGCAGCGTGCCGGTCGCATTGGGGCGTCACGGGACGTCGAGCTAAGAAATCTCCTCTCTGTAAAAAATGTTTCGGAAAAACAACATTGTAGGGAAGTCGGTCCATGCTCCTCAACTCCTGATGATCGGTAAGCCCAGAGTATATTCGCCAGACCTTCGATGTGTCTTTTAGATGGTGTCATATCCACTCTGCGTTCAGTTGACAGAAATGAAGTAGCACTCAGATAAGTGCGCCAGCATCGTTCCATGGAGAGAAGCCAATTTAAAAATAGACACGATTTCTTAATAAAAACCTCACGAAAGCAGCGCCTGGAGAGCATCGAACACGTGCAGTAACGAGGTGCGCCGCAGAGAGGGACATTTGATGGAAGGAAATCTGGCATCGGAAGCGCCGCTGTCTCCGGACACCTCACGCTGCAAAGACCAACCTTTAAAGCAGCCGCATGGCATCTGAGAACAGGGATCCAGCAGGTCCGCAGAGCAGTCACAAGGCACCTGTACCGGCGCTGACTCCGCATTCGAGACTGGCGGGCATCCTTGGAGTGTCACGTCACGCCTCAAGGAAGATCTGCTGGCGCGACCCGTCCATGACACGCCAGCAACGCGCTGACTCGGCACAGACCACCTGGTGAGGTCAACACCTGTCCCGCTGGTCATCAGCGGCAGGAAGGGGGCATGTTCAGAGACGACGCAGAAGGCAGCGATCATCCACCGCACCACCGGAAGGGGTTGAGTCTGCCAGCATCAGACTGGCCATCCCAACACATCCTGGACCCGCTCCAGCACAGTCGCCGCATGGGTGTCTGGATCGACGTCCGTCCAGTGCTGATCAAGCCGTCCATGCGGGGCAATCAAAAAGGTCTCACGGCGTGCGAATGTCACCTGCTCGCCGTCATTGTCGATCGTCTCCAGCACACCGTATGTTCGACTCAGCACGTGCGCGGCGTCGGAAATTAAAGGAAAACGCAGGACGCAGAAATCCCGGAAATATTGCTGCTGTTCTCTGGTATCTACACTGACGCCGACCACCTGGACACCGAGCCGTTCGAACTCAGGAAGGAGCGCCTGAAACCTGCGCGACTGCATGACGCAGTGCGGATGGTTGCCTCTGGGAAAGAAGAACAGCACTGTCCAGGTTCCGCTGTGGCAGGCCGAGTTCGGTTGCTGAGCGGACAGGAGGGGCAAGAATGCCGGAGCAGGATCGCCGATCTGAAGGGCCATACGTCACTGTAGGCTGCCGGGTTGCCAGGATTCGAGCGAATTTTTGGCGCTCCACGCTCGACACCTCAGCTCGACCAGTGGGCCTGCTGCCCGCACGGTGGCCGCCTGCAGCCGCTCAATGACGCTCTGCAGCACCAGAGCTCCCTCTGCGTGACCCAGCCTCTTGTTCACACGCTTGAACTCGTCGAGATCCACAGACATCACCGCGACCGACTTCCCGCTCCAATGGTGGACAGTCGCGCCAGAAAAGACCTGGAAAGGGGTGAGAGAGACCTGACACACAGGCGCCGAGATCATTCGCTGCGGCGCGGCGCTCAGATCGGCGATCGTTCCAGCCTCCACCAGAGAACGCGGCGCCCGCCGCGCAAGCACACCCTCAGCGGGTGAGGCTTCCGGATGATCTAAGCTCCATCCCATACCTCAATGCTGTCGGGCATCGTGTCTGTCGAGAGCACCACGTCCAGCGCTCAGCACCTGGAGACTCTCCGCGCTGGTGTATTGAGAAGGTTGACGCACTAAATAAATAATACCCCTCGTCGCTCTAGAGTTGCCTAATGTGGCAGTGCGAAACAGCTTGATACATTGAAAACGCAACCATGACGCACAACGCTGCCAAGCCATCGAAGAAGTCGTTTCCGACACCCAATAACCGAGAAATCTACGCCCATCTGATTGACGCCATGCCAGTCATGTTGTGGACAGCAGATCACGCGGGCGTCTGGTTGCACGTCAACGACGCCTGGATCACCTATACCGGTCTGATCGGCGAGTCGTACGGCTTCGGCTTTGAGGAAGCGCTCCATCCAGAGGACGAAGCTGCCACCCTTGCGGTCTGGCGGCAGGCGGTCGAGCGCCATGAGCCCTACCAGATCGAATATCGCCTGCGTCGTCAGGACGGTGTGTACCGCTGGTTCCTGGTCCGCGGAATCCATGTCGCCGATCCAGCTGGCCAGAGTGTGGCGTGGGTCGGGACCTGCACCGACATCGAAGAACAAAAGCAGGCCGAGCGGCAGGCATTGGAGGCTCGGGAAGCGTCCATCCGTGCCCTGGGATTGGTGTTGGAAGCACGGGATCACGAGACCAAAGGACATACTGACCGGGTTACACAGCTTTCCCTTAAGCTGGGTCAGGCGCTGGGACTCAACGCAGAGCAGCTCGAATCTCTTCGGCTGGGAGCAGCCCTGCATGATATCGGAAAGCTCGCAACGCCCGACGCAGTGCTGCTGAAGCCTGGTCCGCTGAACGCAGAGGAATGGCGCATCATGCGTGGCCATAGTGTCGAAGGAGAGCGTTTTGCGGCCAGCCTGGGCTTCGTACCGCCGGAGGTGCTCGGTCTGATCCGCTCGCATCATGAGCGCTGGGACGGCGGTGGATACGCTGACCAGCTGAGTGGCGAAGACATTCCGTTGCTGGCGCGAATTTTCTCGGTGGTGGATGTCTATGACGCGCTGAGCAGCGAGCGCCCATACAAGCACGCCTGGGACCGTACGCAGGTGATCGCCACGCTGCGGGCTGAGGCGGGGCGGCAGTTCGATCCCCAGGTGGTGACCACTTTTCTGCAGATGCTGGAGCAGCCAATTGAATGATCAACACGGCACGATACGTCCGTCTCATCCGGGGGGCCTGGAGCGTTCAGAACTGCTGAGTGCCGCTTTCTTAACCGCGTACATCCGTTGATCTGCCAGACCCAAGACGGCCCGCATTTCATCACACTCATGCCGCCACGCGATGCCGATCGCAGCACTCACCCCGTCCACGAAGGGGACCTGTAACCGCTCCATCGCCCAGACCGAAAATGCTTCTGGGGACTGACTGACGTGGCGCATCAGCACCACGAACTCATCGCCGCCCAGACGATAGACCTGTGCACGTCCATGGGTCACACGTGACAGCCAGACGCCATAGCCCCGCAGGAGTGAGTCGCCTAGGGCATGTCCGAACTTGTCATTCAACGCTTTGAAACCGTTGAGATCGATAATGATGACAACGTAATCCTCTTGTGCCACCTCCGCTGCTTCGAGATCTGTGTCGAACGCACGGCGGTTGTCCAAACCCGTCAGCGGGTCGGTCAGGGCAGCGTGATGCAGGACCGAGAGCCGGTCATTCAGCTGTCGCTTTTCGTGGAGGGCGTTCAGGTAGAGGAGCCTCAACCCCAGCATGGCCTGCACTGAAACGGGGAGAGGCGCCTCTGGCGTCCAGCCCAGCAGGTAGTTCGGAGCGCCATAGAGGGGAACCGGCCTGCCCTCTCGATCTTCCGTGCCGGACCACCCCTGGAAGGCCAGGGTGCCTTCTTCCCGGCGCCACAGCGTCACCCCTTTCAGGGCTTTTGCCGAGCCCTCCACCAGCTGGTCCAGCAGTTGCTGCTGGGACTCGGCGACTGCAAGCGTCAAAAGAAGCGTTTCATGGTCTGCCGCACTCCACACCCACTCATCTTGCACGGCCGTTTGGTCTGTCTGGGTAAGCGGGACGTGCTGTCTCTGAAGAAATCATAGTGGTTCTGGTGGGGGAACATTTCCAATGGCGCATGACCCGGCACGTTCTCTGGGTCTGTCGGCGGGAAGAAGGTATGGTCAACGCTCTTCTCTCAGCCTAGAATCTCTTCAGCAGCTGTATCGTGTCTGCATCAGCTCGCTCCCCGAGCTGTGACGGGCGCATGTCAGAGGGTGGACGTCGCTGGACTGCATGAACTCACCGCTCAGGAGGGCGATGAGAAGGATCATCGTAGAGCGTTCAGCAAAGCAGCTGAGCTCTCCGCCTTGAAAGTATGGACAGGGAAGGGATAGAGATATTGGAATTTAAGCGGTGAACGGACCGACGATGTGCAGGGCGTTCACTTCGCAGCGAGCGTGTTGATTGTCAATTGAGAGGTAAGTACGCGGGCGCTTGCCTTTCACCAGCGGCGTCCTGCTGAGCTTGCGCGTCTCACCTTCCACCCCCTGACCGCCTGACAGATTGTATGAGCGCGCTCCCGGCATGAGAAACTTTCAGGCTGTGAAGAACGAAATGTCGTCAGGGACGCTCGACAAGTCAATCAAGCGGTGCGGCAGTACGCGGAAGGGCTGTGGTGGAACGACTCACGGAACGCAGATCCCTTCGCCTGGCTGGTCGCTGGGTTGCTGCCCTCACAGAAAGCTACGTTGCCGAAGTGGAGCACCCATCGGCAGTCACAGGCTCAGTTTGCTCAACGCCGCGAACGACAAGCCAGGCGGTAGCTGGGGAACGCGAAGATCGATCCAGTCAGCATCTATGGCTCACTGATCGCCTCGGCGCTGCAAACCTGGGGCGAGCACCGGTTGGCTACCTGCGTGCTGTTCGAGAAGTTTTGTTTGATTCGGGGAGCGGTGCTGTTCCGTGAGTGCTCGGTGCCGCTCTACTCCACCGTCATCGAGTCCTTCGGTGCACAGGTCAGCGTCATCTGACTGCTCCCGGTGGTGGCGCACGTCAAGGGCATGCTCGACTTCCTGGGGATTCGGGATGTCCGTCTGCTGGCCGACCAAGGATTCTGCGATGTGGAGCTGATGAACTGGCTCTGGGTCTCTGGGTGACATGATCGCATCCGCATCAAATTCAATCTGATCCTCGCTGATCTCGCCCAGCTTTGTCGACGCCTGTTCGCGGTGAATCGTCACTGCTACAGGCTACTTTTGAGGTCCGTCAAAACGTTCTGACATGCCCGTTCGGTGAAGAGGCGCTCCTCGTTTCCGCTTCGGAATCGGCCTACAGTGAAGAGCTCGCAGAACGAAACTGATCGTTCTGTGTGTGCCTCCCGGAGGCCGCGCGACGGTTTCGGAACGTTCGCGTTCAAGTGCCCACTGCACGGCACGTCTTGAAGCTTCGCCGAAGAATGAAGGACGAGCGAACATGCGAGACTTTTCTCGTTTCCTTCAGGAGACCCAGGCGCTTCACACGCTGGGCCAGGAAACGCGGGCCAAAGCACGGCAGATCAGGGCCGCTTGGCAGCAGGTGCTGTGCGAGTGTCATGAAACACTGATGGTTTCCCAGCACCGGCGGGCACTGCTGCACATCAAGCCGTTAGCCCGAAACGAGCGAGTGGGATAACTTCTCGCAGGTCGTTGACAGCTGAACGCCCAATGACTTCCATTCACGTCGCGTTCTGCACCCGGCGTTATTGGCAACGGTGCGGGACTTTTTCGGTCTCGTGCGTGGGCCTGGGAATCGACATCCAGGGAAGGTTGCAGCGCACCCGCTCGTGATGGATGCAGGCGACGCTCCCTTTTGGCGCTGCTCGCTTCGCAAAGTCCGGGTGCTCGTTAACGGGTGACGTCCAGAATCAGCTGCGCCGTCTCCACCGGCATATCCCACTGAGGATAATGCCCGCTGTGTTCAAACCAGTGGAGCGCCGCGTCCGGGAACAGCGCCTGTGCGCGTCGGGCCTGCCGGGGTAAGCACACTCGGTCATGCCGGCCCCAACCGATGACGACCCGTTTGGTGAGACTCCCTTTGGGCGCTCCCTGCCGCAGATCCCCCTCGCACAGAATCAAGTCATGCATGAGGTTCGTGAGCGGTGGGCGCGGCGGCATACGTCTGCATCTCGATCAAGCTGAGCCGGGCATCCAGGGCCCACGGATGCGTCGAGTACTGTGCGTACACGACGCTGCGACCGATGGGGTTGGCGGTCAGCGCCGGCATGAGCGGCTGGAAGAGCCGAATCATCGCCAGCGAGAACTGGCCGGTGCGGTAGAAGAAGGGTTTTTCCCAGCCGCGTTGAAAGCCGCCCGGATCGAGTGACACCACCGCGCCGACGACGCCGCGTCGCGCGAGTTCGAGCACCAGCCGAGCCCCCATCGAACTCCCCACCGCATCGATGCCCAACAGTCCGTGGGCACTCAGAAAGCCTGTGACAGCATCGGCCAGGGTGGCCACCGATTGTTTGCCTACCAAGGGCGCGGTGTGGCCAAAGCCCGGGAGATCGAGGGCAATCACGTCGCGCTGAGCGGTGAGGTCTGCCAGCACAGGGGTCCAGGAACGCCAACTGCTGCCCAGCCCATGAAGCAGCAGGGGTTTGCCCCGCCCGCGACGGTAATAGTTAAAGTGCATGCGGCAAGGTAGCGGGCTCCGTACAGGAAACGTCCAGCGTAGCTTACAGAGAGAGGAAACTCTCAAGACCTCCTGCTACTGACGCGTATGGTACTTCCATGCCTGATCCCACCAACCTGACGCCGTTGGAACTCGCGGACCTGCTGCAGGCAGCCTATGCCGCCGATCACGACTTGCCCGGCGAACACCTGACCGACCCGTTCTTTCGGCATGATCTTGCGAGACTGCTTGACCGCAATCAAGCCCTCAAGCTGAGTGTGATTGCAGACTGGCTGGAAGACGAAGACCTAGAGGCGATTGCAGACGACCTGTTGTCCTGGCTCGACACCGATTTCCTCGGACAGTTGAAACTGCTGGAGGTGGAAGAGGAGTGAGGCGCAAAAAATGAAGATGAGCGCGGCTTTTCTATCACCATTGCAGGGATGAGCGTCCTAGCTCGGCAGACAGTTGTGTTGCCTTCACTGGTTGAGGGGAGGCTGCCCCGCCGTGACCGATGCCAGGGCCCTCTCACCGCCCCTCCTGCTCTTAGCCTGTCATGACGCTAGTGAAGGCAACACAACTGCTTGAAGAAACTGTCAGTCTCTGCTTTCTTCATGGTGCGCCACATTGTAGGTTTCCTGTTCACTTCCTCCTGAGTGCAGCCGGAGCAGTGCCAGAACCACCTGTGGATCGAACTGCTGTCCGGCCTCTCCCTGGATTTCTGCCAGAGCGGCCCGAAATGACCAGGCCTGCTTGTATGGACGTTCGTTTGTCAGGGCGTCCAGTACATCTGCCACTGCCACGATTCGACCAGCAAGAGGAATCGCTTCGCCCGCCAGGCCGGCTGGATACCCCGTCCCGTCCCAACGTTCATGATGGGTGAGGGCGATACTCTCCGCCATCTTGACCAGAGGAGATTGGCCGCCCTGAAGAATCTCGGCCCCGATCTGGCTGTGTGTCTTGACCACCTCGAACTCTTCTGCCGTAAGTCGGCCAGGTTTGAGCAGAATGCTGTCTGAGATCCCGATCTTGCCGACATCGTGCAGAGGGGCCGTGCGTTGGATCAGATCTACTTCCGCTTCACTGAGGCCCAGTTCTCGGGCCAGACCGGCCGCCGTCATACCGACCCTGGTCATGTGTTCGCCGGTATCGTCGTCTCGATACTCGGCTGCCCGCGCCAACCGCTTCAGAATTTCCAGCTGTGCATGTTCGACCCGCTGAACGAGCAGATCATTGTGCTGCCGGATGGTCGCCTCGTTCGCTCTGCGTTCGGTGATGTCCAGCGACACGCCCAGGAGGCCGACCGTCTCTCCCTGATGATTCTGATACACCGTCTTGGTGCTCTGAAACGTTCGGACACTGCCGTCGGGCATGCTGTCCGTCACTTCATATCTGGCCTGCTCCTGACTCTGAATGACTTGTTCGTCTCGAATGCGCGAGGCAGCCGAGGTGGACTTCGGGAATAACTGCTCGTCCGTCTTTCCCAGGATCGCTTCGACGGGTTGACCCACCGCTTCTCTGCCTGCCCGGTTAATCATCAGGTAGCGCCTCTCTACATCTTTCACGTACAGCGCGGCAGGCGTACTGTCGAGCACCGCCTGCAGCATCACCTGCTGCAGGTTGAGTTCAGCGCGTGCCGCCTCCTGCGCCGTCAGGTCGCGGACGAGCAGCGTGTAGAAACGCTGCTGATTGACTTCCAAGGTCAGCAGGTTGAGCTCGCCGGGAAAGGTTGTTCCGTCGCGCCGACGGAGAGGCATGACCAACCGGTTCGTCTGGTGAAGGGTCTGCGACTGGAGGTATGTCAAAAATCCCTGACCCACAGCTGCGTCGTTGATCTCACTAAGCAGCCATTGTCCGCTCTGTTTCAGAACCTCCGCACGGGGAGAGCCGAAGAGCTGTTCCGCCGCCGCGTTCCACTCGGTGATGACGCCCTGAGCGTCCAGCGTCACGATCGCATCTGGAGAAGCAGCGAGAATCGCAGCATTCACAGCCTCGGTATGTCGGCGGTCTGCCAGTGCAGTACGCAGTTCGAGTTCACTCATCACGCTGGAGGCCAGATCCTTCAGCGTCTCCTGCTGGTCTGCATGGAAGCCGCTGTGCGGAACCGTGTCGATCACGCAGAGGGTTCCAAGGCGCAGCCCATCCGGCGTGATCAGCGGTGCACCTGCGTAAAACCGGATGTGTGGTTCAGAGCGAACGAGTGGATTCTCGGCGAACCGTTCATCCAGAGTGGCGTTAGGAATGATCAGTACTTCATCGGATTCCAGGGCATGAGCGCAAAAGGAGAGAGACCGACTCGTCTCCCGCAGATCAAGCCCATAACAGGACTTGAACCACTGGCGACGTTGGTCGATCAGGGAGACCAGCACAATCGGCATCTGAAAAATGCGGGCGGTCAGGCGCGTCAATCGGTCAAAATTGACTTCAGGATCTGTATCGAGAATGGCGTACCGTTCGAGTGCGGCCAGCCGTCTGGTTTCCTCTTGGCCAGAAACGTCGGGAGGAAGAGACATGATTGTTTAGTATCGTACATATTGCAGTTCGAAGGTCTTTTCTATCTTCATAGATTCGGCAGAGAATCCACCTTTGAATCTCTGGCGTGCAGTGCCGGCCTATTGATGCATGGCTGTTGCAACTAGACGAATGTCAGGATACTCTTATGATCATTCAGGGAAAGATGTCATATCAGTGCTAAATCATATTTCTAACTGTATTT
The Deinococcus sp. KNUC1210 genome window above contains:
- a CDS encoding alpha/beta fold hydrolase, with amino-acid sequence MHFNYYRRGRGKPLLLHGLGSSWRSWTPVLADLTAQRDVIALDLPGFGHTAPLVGKQSVATLADAVTGFLSAHGLLGIDAVGSSMGARLVLELARRGVVGAVVSLDPGGFQRGWEKPFFYRTGQFSLAMIRLFQPLMPALTANPIGRSVVYAQYSTHPWALDARLSLIEMQTYAAAPTAHEPHA
- a CDS encoding diguanylate cyclase domain-containing protein — its product is MGWSLDHPEASPAEGVLARRAPRSLVEAGTIADLSAAPQRMISAPVCQVSLTPFQVFSGATVHHWSGKSVAVMSVDLDEFKRVNKRLGHAEGALVLQSVIERLQAATVRAAGPLVELRCRAWSAKNSLESWQPGSLQ
- a CDS encoding HD domain-containing phosphohydrolase; translation: MSLPPDVSGQEETRRLAALERYAILDTDPEVNFDRLTRLTARIFQMPIVLVSLIDQRRQWFKSCYGLDLRETSRSLSFCAHALESDEVLIIPNATLDERFAENPLVRSEPHIRFYAGAPLITPDGLRLGTLCVIDTVPHSGFHADQQETLKDLASSVMSELELRTALADRRHTEAVNAAILAASPDAIVTLDAQGVITEWNAAAEQLFGSPRAEVLKQSGQWLLSEINDAAVGQGFLTYLQSQTLHQTNRLVMPLRRRDGTTFPGELNLLTLEVNQQRFYTLLVRDLTAQEAARAELNLQQVMLQAVLDSTPAALYVKDVERRYLMINRAGREAVGQPVEAILGKTDEQLFPKSTSAASRIRDEQVIQSQEQARYEVTDSMPDGSVRTFQSTKTVYQNHQGETVGLLGVSLDITERRANEATIRQHNDLLVQRVEHAQLEILKRLARAAEYRDDDTGEHMTRVGMTAAGLARELGLSEAEVDLIQRTAPLHDVGKIGISDSILLKPGRLTAEEFEVVKTHSQIGAEILQGGQSPLVKMAESIALTHHERWDGTGYPAGLAGEAIPLAGRIVAVADVLDALTNERPYKQAWSFRAALAEIQGEAGQQFDPQVVLALLRLHSGGSEQETYNVAHHEESRD
- a CDS encoding HD domain-containing phosphohydrolase translates to MTHNAAKPSKKSFPTPNNREIYAHLIDAMPVMLWTADHAGVWLHVNDAWITYTGLIGESYGFGFEEALHPEDEAATLAVWRQAVERHEPYQIEYRLRRQDGVYRWFLVRGIHVADPAGQSVAWVGTCTDIEEQKQAERQALEAREASIRALGLVLEARDHETKGHTDRVTQLSLKLGQALGLNAEQLESLRLGAALHDIGKLATPDAVLLKPGPLNAEEWRIMRGHSVEGERFAASLGFVPPEVLGLIRSHHERWDGGGYADQLSGEDIPLLARIFSVVDVYDALSSERPYKHAWDRTQVIATLRAEAGRQFDPQVVTTFLQMLEQPIE
- a CDS encoding GGDEF domain-containing protein — protein: MQDEWVWSAADHETLLLTLAVAESQQQLLDQLVEGSAKALKGVTLWRREEGTLAFQGWSGTEDREGRPVPLYGAPNYLLGWTPEAPLPVSVQAMLGLRLLYLNALHEKRQLNDRLSVLHHAALTDPLTGLDNRRAFDTDLEAAEVAQEDYVVIIIDLNGFKALNDKFGHALGDSLLRGYGVWLSRVTHGRAQVYRLGGDEFVVLMRHVSQSPEAFSVWAMERLQVPFVDGVSAAIGIAWRHECDEMRAVLGLADQRMYAVKKAALSSSERSRPPG
- a CDS encoding peroxiredoxin yields the protein MALQIGDPAPAFLPLLSAQQPNSACHSGTWTVLFFFPRGNHPHCVMQSRRFQALLPEFERLGVQVVGVSVDTREQQQYFRDFCVLRFPLISDAAHVLSRTYGVLETIDNDGEQVTFARRETFLIAPHGRLDQHWTDVDPDTHAATVLERVQDVLGWPV